In Gambusia affinis linkage group LG20, SWU_Gaff_1.0, whole genome shotgun sequence, the genomic window GACAACACCTGCTGGACCACACAAACCTAAACTATACAGCCTATCTTCAATCTAAACAATTGGATTTCTTCGTCTTCCCTTTTTGTATGATGATGGGACTTCATCAGCTGAAACACATTTAACAATCCTATACATCAATGTGAGAACCAGTTAAACCTATAAAATTGCTCATTTTCAGACCTTCCAGTCAAAGGTTAAACGTTTGTTAACGAGAATCTCAATAATACctacaaaatttatttcagaacgTTGCAGAACTTGAATAGACTTTGAGGAACGAAGAGCTATGCTACAGGGTTCATGCTTCACTCTTGATGGAATCAGTGATCAGTGATTTGCAGAAGTAACTGGAATGTGATTTTGCTACACAGTTAGATGGAACTTACCATTTAGAATTACATACCCATTTGGAGAGATGGTGGCAGTGATTCCGGGAACCCCCCGAAAAAAGAGACTTGGAAACAGCTCCGGGTGGTAGCTGTGAAGAGTGATCGCGAAACAAAACGAGAGAGAGTTACTGGGGACCCATCGTTGTCGAGCAGAATCAGTGCAGTCACCAAACACTGCTCAGTTGttggaaacaaaaaatggataaaacttcttttaaaatatggtgatttgattgatttaagTGTTAAAAAGTCATGGGTCAGGTAATGGTGAAAACAGTCGTTATTGTGCTACTTTGGAAAGAATtagaattatatttttaaacatttcacatgATCGTTGCTGGACAAATGTTGAGAAATCTCTTTCTTTGATGGGAAATGAATGTGTATTCTTTCATCCAAGTCTATAGGTGCAACATGATAGTCAAAACAAGACTCATGGCTGAACATTATCCAATGTGGGATGGGACCATGTGTTACCCGCAGGTCTTTTATCGCCTTTGATATGTCAGACTTAGGAGAATTTTATGAAGTATGAATTTCAAAATTGTCTTctcaagaaaatgtttccaatgcATCTGAGTATTGCTTGACAACAAGGTCTCCAGGATTCATCAGTGATGCCCACATTTCAACCCTTTGTTGGTCATATTGCTACATGTGAATGCAAACACTTTACACTACTGCTCATAAATAGTTGTCCTGACCTGCACTCTTTATAATATGCCTGTCGAACATCTGCTAAGTGAACAGGGAAGAATTTGCCACAGCTCAAAATGTTCTTGATTTGAAAGTTCAGAAGGCGGACCGGGAAGTTGAGCTTTTGCACGATTCGGGCGAACTTCCTGGCTGCTCGATGAGACTCGTCAATGCTGCCCAAACGGACAAAGAGAAGGTCACTTTAGTGAGACCAGCACACAGAGTTCCAGGATCAGGAGTACACACTGACCTCTTGGCTCCTGCACAAACAAGGGTCCCGTTTCTAAACAATCTTGCTGTGGATCTTGGCTTACGGATTCTTATGGTGATTGCTGGAAAAGTCTGAAATACAACAataatcagaagaaaaagaaaaacaaaaacaggtaagAGCAAACTTTACATGTATTGGCAGCAGTAGGAGCACTCTGGAAGTGTTGCATTTGAAGTTCATTCACCTTTGGGTTGTACTCACAGTTCCACTTGTTTCTGGCTATAAAGTCTAGGTCCAATTTACAGCCGAGCCTTGCTGTAGACAAGACGTTACTGCATAAAAAGATCAAAACACATCGTTTACGACTGGATGTTGCGATTGAGAAtgacataaaactgaaaaagagaGGACTCTACTGTATCTGTGGTTTGAATGTGAGGTCCAGTGGTTTTTCTGGAACTGAAGGAGGAACAGAAAGGGTGCTGTTGCTTGGCAAGACATCCAAAGTCATATTATTATGTtcagctgaaacaaacaaaagaaaaaaaaaaatactgttttcagAGGTCAGACCATCTGGCCTCAAAGCTTCAGAGAACCAAGGAGTCATTGTAACTTTCTTAAATTCTAcgggtttttgttttgggaaatAATAGAAACATCAAGTTAAAATGGAGCTTAAAGTTAAGAAAATCAAAGTAACATCtgatattttaaatgcaaagaaaGGTGAAAAAAATGGCCTTTGTTCTGGGGATTGTTCCTGTCTCCTTACAAAATGAACAACCCGTAGTATAATATTTAAGACAAAGTATCAACAACAGGGTGAATTCAGTTAGCTGCTTCTTCAAATGCTCTTACAGTAATGCATACTGTTAAATGTCCAagaattaaaccatttctattGACTCTGAAGAAACGTGGAtcatgtgagttattacaacatctaattttcctttggaaatAATAACATATTGTTAAACAGGATTAAATTGAGTGAAAAGCGACTTGTAGAGCCAACTTTAACAAATAACACTCAGCAGTGTTTTG contains:
- the LOC122823037 gene encoding TATA-box-binding protein-like isoform X2 → MDSVMDWHNLEHFFEKYILTDTKQEEIKDVIKELMICLEQNNTAEHNNMTLDVLPSNSTLSVPPSVPEKPLDLTFKPQIHNVLSTARLGCKLDLDFIARNKWNCEYNPKTFPAITIRIRKPRSTARLFRNGTLVCAGAKSIDESHRAARKFARIVQKLNFPVRLLNFQIKNILSCGKFFPVHLADVRQAYYKECSYHPELFPSLFFRGVPGITATISPNGYVILNGPRSTEEIHKASEAISLILSPFRKQ
- the LOC122823037 gene encoding TATA-box-binding protein-like isoform X3 encodes the protein MICLEQNNTAEHNNMTLDVLPSNSTLSVPPSVPEKPLDLTFKPQIHNVLSTARLGCKLDLDFIARNKWNCEYNPKTFPAITIRIRKPRSTARLFRNGTLVCAGAKSIDESHRAARKFARIVQKLNFPVRLLNFQIKNILSCGKFFPVHLADVRQAYYKECSYHPELFPSLFFRGVPGITATISPNGGDGTERRSSALTESPRVHVCSQEHDPHSQRNGALLSAALAAL
- the LOC122823037 gene encoding TATA-box-binding protein-like isoform X1, with the protein product MDSVMDWHNLEHFFEKYILTDTKQEEIKDVIKELMICLEQNNTAEHNNMTLDVLPSNSTLSVPPSVPEKPLDLTFKPQIHNVLSTARLGCKLDLDFIARNKWNCEYNPKTFPAITIRIRKPRSTARLFRNGTLVCAGAKSIDESHRAARKFARIVQKLNFPVRLLNFQIKNILSCGKFFPVHLADVRQAYYKECSYHPELFPSLFFRGVPGITATISPNGGDGTERRSSALTESPRVHVCSQEHDPHSQRNGALLSAALAAL
- the LOC122823037 gene encoding TATA-box-binding protein-like isoform X4, which translates into the protein MDSVMDWHNLEHFFEKYILTDTKQEEIKDVIKELMICLEQNNTAEHNNMTLDVLPSNSTLSVPPSVPEKPLDLTFKPQIHNVLSTARLGCKLDLDFIARNKWNCEYNPKTFPAITIRIRKPRSTARLFRNGTLVCAGAKSIDESHRAARKFARIVQKLNFPVRLLNFQIKNILSCGKFFPVHLADVRQAYYKECSYHPELFPSLFFRGVPGITATISPNGTSKY